One stretch of Halobacillus litoralis DNA includes these proteins:
- a CDS encoding CapA family protein, which yields MKNKSLLIILVIILISSFIGGSTIFSQPNEADMEKRVSSNMRTLYKPTKKTEVKEVTEVSLAAIGDLLIHKEVYNDAKTSSGYDFNPMFQEVSPHLSKADITFANSESIMGGAAIGVSTYPSFNTPFELGDTLKANGIDIVSMSNNHTLDRGVPAIENAINQWDFLGIKKVGSYLSPEERDTITTIKKNDITFSFLAYTYGTNGIQTPVGKPYLVNRIDKDLIASDIKRASSKSDVIVMSLHFGHEYERNPSADQKELAAFAAEQGADIILGHHPHVLQPPEWIQNTDGSKSLVFYSLGNFLSGQEEKYRRIGGIAGVTVQKVKGMEGTSIDIKEPRFKLTYVDFENDQNFKVLPMKEFNADMFQELSKHMKTSIHDLSVN from the coding sequence ATGAAAAATAAAAGCCTGCTTATTATTTTAGTGATCATTTTGATTTCTAGTTTCATTGGCGGTTCCACCATCTTCTCCCAACCGAACGAAGCAGACATGGAAAAACGCGTGTCATCCAATATGAGAACGCTATACAAACCAACGAAGAAGACAGAAGTGAAAGAAGTGACAGAAGTTTCTCTCGCAGCCATAGGGGATCTGTTAATACATAAAGAAGTGTACAATGATGCGAAGACTTCTTCAGGCTATGATTTTAATCCTATGTTTCAAGAGGTCTCTCCCCATCTTTCAAAAGCTGACATTACATTTGCGAATTCAGAGAGCATCATGGGTGGTGCAGCAATTGGCGTATCCACCTACCCTTCATTCAACACGCCCTTTGAATTAGGGGATACGTTAAAAGCTAACGGTATTGATATTGTTTCTATGAGCAACAATCATACCTTGGATCGGGGTGTTCCCGCCATTGAAAACGCTATCAATCAATGGGATTTCCTAGGAATTAAAAAGGTGGGCTCCTACTTGTCACCGGAAGAAAGAGACACGATCACAACGATCAAAAAGAATGACATCACTTTCTCCTTTTTGGCTTACACCTATGGAACAAATGGAATTCAGACCCCTGTTGGGAAGCCTTACCTGGTGAACAGGATTGATAAAGATCTGATTGCCTCTGACATCAAGCGGGCCTCCAGCAAATCTGATGTCATCGTCATGAGTTTACATTTCGGCCATGAATATGAAAGAAACCCAAGTGCTGATCAGAAGGAATTGGCAGCTTTTGCGGCCGAACAAGGAGCAGATATTATACTCGGGCATCACCCGCATGTGCTGCAGCCACCGGAATGGATTCAAAATACAGATGGGTCTAAAAGCCTCGTTTTTTATTCTCTCGGCAATTTTCTCTCCGGCCAGGAAGAAAAGTACCGACGGATTGGTGGCATAGCGGGGGTGACTGTTCAAAAAGTGAAGGGGATGGAAGGAACATCAATCGATATAAAGGAACCCCGGTTTAAACTCACTTATGTAGACTTTGAAAATGACCAAAATTTCAAAGTTCTCCCTATGAAGGAATTTAATGCTGACATGTTTCAGGAACTATCTAAACACATGAAAACATCAATCCATGATCTATCGGTAAACTAA
- a CDS encoding helix-turn-helix domain-containing protein, protein MKNNLMATSIFSLAIAIVIGSWLISSGLNNNGEQMGNEKNNTETPQEEQLLTLSELGDYLGVTEEEVQMFVNEDVTKSQIPYVKIGNEFYFSVKAIDKWLTETGPMKVGQY, encoded by the coding sequence ATGAAAAATAATTTAATGGCTACATCAATTTTCTCATTAGCAATCGCTATCGTAATTGGTAGTTGGTTAATTTCGAGTGGATTAAATAATAATGGAGAACAGATGGGTAATGAAAAAAATAATACGGAAACGCCACAAGAAGAACAATTATTAACGTTATCCGAATTAGGAGACTATCTTGGAGTTACAGAAGAGGAAGTTCAAATGTTTGTTAATGAAGATGTTACAAAAAGCCAAATCCCATATGTGAAGATTGGAAATGAGTTCTATTTCTCTGTTAAAGCAATTGATAAATGGTTAACTGAAACTGGACCAATGAAAGTCGGACAATACTAA
- a CDS encoding phosphotransferase family protein — protein MKTGWKRSTPVIVPDDRTLLDMLHSFLRGRRITGVEPIGGGLSNSNIKLSLTDGEVVVLRIYNGGGMKGHIEKRILERVQNHLPVPGVLYHDFSLSRVEYPFLVLNWVEGFQLSELFKEGDTNKLSDAGHEVGRWLAEMHSIQFSALGFFDEELNVQEFLTIGEDSFRSVLEDIISEGYVEENIGSEMVEKIRRFADEQAYLLNRIGEQRSLVHSDFNPLNILVKTGGEGVEVTGILDWEFSFSHSPLHDIGNMLRYEDVENSPFLRPFISSYLQHGGELPAEWLQQAKMMDVIALCDLVSKKGCEETRLRDIQSLFRKTSREWERYAEIQENIR, from the coding sequence ATGAAAACAGGATGGAAACGCTCGACTCCGGTGATCGTACCGGATGATCGAACATTATTGGACATGCTGCATTCTTTCTTGCGGGGCAGACGGATCACGGGAGTTGAACCGATCGGTGGAGGACTCAGCAATTCGAATATCAAACTCTCCCTTACGGATGGGGAGGTTGTTGTACTACGAATCTACAATGGTGGCGGCATGAAAGGTCATATTGAAAAGCGGATTCTGGAACGCGTCCAAAACCACCTGCCCGTTCCGGGAGTACTCTACCATGATTTTTCCTTGTCCCGGGTCGAGTACCCTTTTCTCGTGTTGAATTGGGTGGAGGGTTTTCAGCTTTCCGAGTTGTTTAAAGAAGGGGATACCAATAAATTATCGGATGCCGGACACGAAGTCGGCAGGTGGCTAGCCGAGATGCATTCCATTCAGTTCTCCGCACTAGGGTTCTTTGATGAAGAACTGAATGTGCAGGAGTTTTTGACGATAGGAGAGGATTCTTTCAGGAGTGTATTAGAGGATATCATCAGTGAGGGCTATGTAGAGGAAAACATAGGTTCAGAAATGGTCGAGAAGATCAGACGATTCGCTGATGAGCAGGCTTATTTGTTGAATCGAATCGGAGAGCAGCGTTCTTTAGTACATAGCGATTTCAACCCCTTGAACATTCTCGTCAAAACTGGCGGAGAAGGGGTGGAAGTGACGGGTATCTTAGATTGGGAGTTTTCATTCAGCCACTCTCCGTTACATGACATCGGAAACATGCTTCGCTATGAGGATGTGGAAAACTCTCCATTTCTGCGACCATTCATTTCGAGTTACCTTCAGCATGGAGGGGAACTTCCTGCGGAATGGCTGCAGCAAGCGAAAATGATGGATGTGATCGCGTTATGCGATTTGGTGAGTAAAAAGGGCTGTGAAGAAACGCGGTTGCGTGATATTCAAAGCCTTTTTCGAAAAACGTCTCGCGAATGGGAGCGTTATGCTGAGATTCAAGAGAATATAAGGTAG
- a CDS encoding NUDIX hydrolase, with amino-acid sequence MDRVDVAYAFIFDEIEEKVLMVKNKGSGWSLHGGAVEKGETFEQAAVRESKEETNLTIETKNIVAVNEAFFENKGHHALFITYRAKIVEGSLQILHKDEIDEIKWVDIKTANKRMPYHADGVESLMNSSAPYTFQG; translated from the coding sequence ATGGATCGAGTTGATGTAGCATACGCTTTTATCTTTGATGAAATCGAAGAGAAAGTTTTAATGGTGAAGAATAAAGGGAGTGGTTGGTCTCTTCATGGAGGCGCTGTTGAAAAGGGTGAAACCTTTGAACAAGCAGCAGTGCGCGAGAGTAAAGAAGAAACAAATCTAACAATTGAAACTAAAAACATAGTTGCGGTAAATGAAGCTTTCTTTGAAAATAAGGGCCATCATGCTTTGTTCATTACTTATAGAGCGAAGATTGTGGAAGGTTCTCTACAAATATTACATAAAGATGAGATAGATGAAATTAAGTGGGTAGATATAAAAACTGCCAACAAACGCATGCCTTACCATGCAGACGGGGTAGAAAGTTTGATGAATTCCTCTGCTCCCTATACATTCCAAGGTTAA
- a CDS encoding winged helix-turn-helix transcriptional regulator → MADNKLYYCNVELSLDIIGGKWKPLIIHHIGGAGVIRYGELKRKVPNINERVLSRQLRELEESKIIQRTVYDEVPPRVEYSLIEMGKTLVPILNELGLWGIEYNQKYNHGEIHFEDEYNNL, encoded by the coding sequence ATGGCAGATAATAAATTATATTATTGTAACGTTGAGTTATCTTTGGATATTATCGGTGGAAAATGGAAACCATTAATTATTCATCACATAGGTGGTGCTGGTGTCATCAGGTATGGGGAATTGAAAAGAAAGGTCCCAAACATTAATGAAAGGGTACTATCCAGGCAGCTTAGAGAATTGGAAGAATCAAAGATTATCCAAAGAACAGTGTATGATGAAGTCCCTCCAAGAGTAGAGTATTCACTGATAGAAATGGGAAAGACATTAGTTCCAATTTTGAATGAATTAGGTTTGTGGGGAATAGAGTATAATCAAAAATATAATCACGGAGAAATTCATTTCGAAGACGAATATAATAATTTATAA
- the nfsB gene encoding oxygen-insensitive NAD(P)H nitroreductase, giving the protein MEPIKALNYRYSTKEFDQTRKLSEEDLQTIKKLLQLSPSSVNVQPWHFIVATTEEGKKRVASAAQGDFSFNEPKILDASAVVVFSTKTDISDDFLLHITDQEDQDGRFAEDQHKKGTHAARQMFVDLHKYDFKDLQHWSEKQVYLNLGSFLLGVAELGIDAVPMEGLDMKALDTEFNLREKGFTSCVVVSLGYRASTDFNAPLPKSRLNKAEIIEQV; this is encoded by the coding sequence ATGGAACCGATAAAGGCATTAAATTACAGATATTCAACAAAGGAATTTGATCAAACAAGAAAACTATCTGAAGAAGATTTACAAACGATAAAAAAATTGCTGCAATTGTCACCATCTTCGGTAAATGTTCAACCTTGGCATTTTATTGTAGCTACAACGGAAGAAGGAAAGAAACGTGTGGCAAGTGCTGCGCAAGGGGATTTCAGTTTTAATGAACCAAAAATATTGGATGCATCAGCTGTTGTGGTCTTTTCTACAAAGACGGATATTTCAGATGATTTTTTACTGCATATCACTGATCAGGAAGACCAGGATGGACGGTTTGCCGAAGATCAACATAAAAAGGGCACGCATGCAGCAAGACAAATGTTTGTAGATCTACACAAATATGATTTCAAGGATCTTCAGCATTGGTCCGAAAAACAAGTTTATCTTAACCTCGGAAGCTTCTTGCTTGGTGTTGCAGAATTAGGGATCGATGCAGTTCCTATGGAGGGACTGGATATGAAGGCTTTAGATACAGAGTTTAACCTTCGTGAAAAAGGGTTTACTTCTTGCGTAGTGGTTTCATTAGGTTATCGTGCTTCAACAGACTTTAATGCGCCTTTGCCAAAGTCACGATTAAATAAAGCAGAAATCATTGAGCAAGTGTAA
- a CDS encoding putative quinol monooxygenase, whose product MTENIIWTIEGKIKHGQREEYEALMKEMVVEVKKEAGTTNYEWTIAPDGETVHVYERYKNAEAAKEHLGTWAKFQDRYMEVTEITRFTIFSHLTPELEEAVAGMNPIYMKPIGGFAK is encoded by the coding sequence ATGACTGAAAACATTATTTGGACGATCGAAGGTAAAATAAAACATGGACAAAGAGAAGAGTATGAAGCATTAATGAAAGAAATGGTAGTGGAAGTAAAAAAAGAAGCAGGTACGACAAACTACGAATGGACCATCGCACCAGATGGTGAAACCGTGCATGTATATGAGCGTTATAAAAATGCGGAAGCTGCAAAAGAGCATCTTGGAACATGGGCCAAATTCCAAGATCGATACATGGAAGTGACGGAGATCACGAGATTCACGATCTTTAGTCATTTAACTCCTGAATTAGAAGAGGCCGTAGCCGGGATGAATCCGATTTACATGAAACCCATTGGTGGATTTGCGAAATAA
- a CDS encoding SDR family NAD(P)-dependent oxidoreductase — protein MKILVTGATDGIGLATARMLVEQGHQVLLHGRNEEKLESVAKELGEENTERFVADLSKLAEVKEFAQKVVEEHDQLDVLINNAGVYSAPNVVTEDGLDIRFAVNTSAPYLLTKALLPLMDESSRVINLSSAAQQPVDERAMMGEAKVSDGEAYGQSKLAITMWSFELAKHVSPAIIAVNPMSLLGSKMVKNAFGTDGHDIKIGGDILCRAALSDTFADASGKYFDNDRGNFGDPHSDARDSDKCAALIQQLDAIIEE, from the coding sequence ATGAAGATTTTAGTAACCGGTGCGACAGATGGTATTGGGTTAGCAACAGCCAGGATGTTAGTGGAACAAGGACATCAGGTGTTGCTTCATGGTCGCAATGAGGAGAAGTTAGAGAGCGTAGCAAAAGAGCTTGGCGAAGAAAATACGGAGCGATTTGTAGCAGATTTATCAAAACTTGCGGAAGTGAAAGAATTTGCGCAAAAAGTAGTGGAGGAGCACGATCAGTTAGACGTTCTTATAAATAATGCGGGTGTATATAGTGCACCCAATGTGGTGACTGAGGACGGCTTAGATATTCGATTTGCGGTAAATACCTCGGCTCCTTATCTTTTGACAAAAGCGTTACTCCCGCTCATGGATGAGTCCAGTCGTGTGATTAACTTGTCGTCAGCAGCTCAGCAGCCTGTAGATGAGAGGGCCATGATGGGTGAGGCGAAGGTCAGCGATGGCGAGGCGTATGGACAAAGTAAGCTGGCTATAACCATGTGGTCGTTTGAACTGGCTAAACATGTGTCTCCGGCAATCATTGCGGTGAATCCGATGTCGTTGTTAGGAAGTAAAATGGTGAAAAATGCATTTGGTACGGACGGACATGATATTAAAATCGGGGGCGATATTTTATGTCGTGCTGCACTCTCGGATACGTTTGCGGACGCGTCAGGGAAGTATTTTGATAATGATAGAGGAAACTTTGGTGACCCGCACTCCGATGCAAGAGACTCGGACAAATGTGCTGCGCTCATTCAGCAATTAGATGCAATTATAGAAGAGTAA
- a CDS encoding HPr family phosphocarrier protein: MVEKKFTIESSQGLHARPASVLVNHVTNFEGDVMVHYNGQSINLKSIMGIMGLAISQGAEIKVTAEGEKEEEIMESLEDVLKEQELVKN, encoded by the coding sequence ATGGTAGAAAAAAAGTTTACAATAGAAAGCAGTCAGGGTTTACATGCCCGCCCTGCATCCGTGCTTGTAAATCATGTGACGAACTTTGAGGGGGATGTTATGGTGCATTATAATGGTCAAAGTATAAATTTAAAATCTATAATGGGAATCATGGGGCTTGCCATTTCTCAAGGAGCTGAAATCAAAGTTACAGCCGAGGGTGAAAAGGAAGAAGAAATCATGGAAAGTTTGGAAGATGTACTCAAAGAGCAAGAATTAGTTAAGAACTAA
- a CDS encoding tagatose 1,6-diphosphate aldolase, which translates to MNLSQGKQKGLELISNENHIILATAMDQRGSLGKMIQSLNEDITIEEGLSEFKEGVSEVLGNQSSSLLLDPEYGWEATKKLNKEIGLIMAYEKTGYDTTEKGRLPNLVDYWSIQDMAAEGVSALKLLVYYDHKEEEKYNRIKKTLIKRVGDECKQNDMLFILEPVSYSAKGLSSKGKDFAKEKPEIIEFFMEEFSKEDYGVDLLKVEVPVSIYNIEGYDYDNSTPVFTKEEASHYYRVCSEKSRIPYIYLSGGVTNEQFNDTLYFAKESGAQFSGVLCGRATWKDGIRPFALEDKEHFYEWLETKGLDNLNKLKKAVNETATPWSEVSRPIQIIK; encoded by the coding sequence ATGAATTTATCACAAGGAAAACAAAAAGGTCTGGAACTTATCTCTAATGAGAATCACATCATCTTGGCAACAGCTATGGACCAAAGAGGTTCTTTAGGAAAAATGATCCAATCATTAAATGAAGATATTACTATAGAAGAAGGTTTATCAGAATTCAAAGAAGGGGTTAGTGAAGTTCTGGGGAATCAATCTTCCTCTCTTCTTTTGGATCCTGAATATGGTTGGGAGGCAACCAAGAAATTAAATAAAGAAATCGGATTAATCATGGCCTATGAAAAAACCGGATATGATACAACTGAAAAAGGCAGACTTCCTAATCTGGTAGATTACTGGTCTATCCAAGATATGGCCGCTGAAGGGGTAAGCGCTTTAAAACTGCTTGTCTATTATGATCACAAAGAAGAAGAAAAATATAACAGGATTAAAAAGACATTGATTAAACGTGTAGGCGATGAATGTAAACAGAACGATATGTTATTCATTCTGGAACCCGTCTCCTACAGTGCAAAAGGTCTCTCTTCCAAAGGAAAAGATTTTGCAAAAGAAAAACCTGAAATCATCGAGTTCTTTATGGAAGAGTTCTCTAAAGAAGACTATGGTGTCGATTTACTAAAAGTCGAGGTCCCTGTATCCATCTATAACATTGAAGGTTATGACTATGACAATTCCACTCCGGTATTTACTAAGGAAGAAGCAAGCCATTATTATCGTGTTTGCTCAGAAAAATCACGAATTCCCTATATTTACTTAAGCGGTGGTGTCACCAATGAACAGTTCAACGATACTCTTTATTTCGCAAAAGAGTCGGGAGCCCAGTTCAGTGGAGTACTATGCGGCCGCGCCACATGGAAAGATGGTATTCGCCCTTTTGCTTTAGAAGATAAGGAACATTTTTACGAATGGTTGGAAACAAAAGGTCTAGATAACTTGAACAAGTTAAAGAAAGCTGTAAATGAGACAGCAACTCCTTGGTCAGAAGTTTCTAGACCCATTCAAATTATTAAATAG
- a CDS encoding 1-phosphofructokinase family hexose kinase — protein MIHIVCPNPALDRTIHLENFHHNDVSRAKYSKDLLGGKGFNVLRSFLVHKQRPDFQVHTFLGGYTGNYLQEMIEKTGIDCNVTTIHDTTRICSAIVDEEKNHVHLINESGPIIREKEKDTFVDGLKQSVKANDYVIFSGSIPQGIEKDFYYRLIRSLENKGAKCILDTSGTFLKEGIKAEGWLIKVNKSEFLELRGHSEDCGERVVEEELQSLKTSSNIIVTLGSEGSLAKFNNQMFKITLPKIDAKNATASGDIFLGALVKNIDSDRSIEESLRMASAYSLSNCLYWNPHINLDDVKHYQSLINISKIGGQ, from the coding sequence ATGATTCATATTGTTTGTCCCAATCCAGCATTAGATCGAACGATTCATTTAGAGAACTTTCATCACAATGATGTTAGCAGGGCCAAATATTCGAAAGACCTGCTTGGTGGCAAGGGGTTTAACGTTTTACGATCGTTTCTTGTCCATAAACAGAGGCCAGATTTTCAGGTCCATACTTTCCTAGGGGGTTATACGGGAAATTACCTGCAAGAAATGATTGAAAAAACAGGTATTGATTGCAACGTTACCACCATCCATGACACGACCCGCATTTGTTCCGCCATTGTCGATGAAGAGAAAAACCATGTTCATTTAATTAACGAAAGTGGCCCTATAATACGAGAAAAGGAAAAAGATACATTTGTAGATGGACTCAAGCAGAGTGTAAAAGCAAACGACTATGTCATTTTTTCTGGGTCCATCCCTCAAGGTATAGAAAAAGATTTTTATTATCGTCTGATTCGTTCGCTAGAGAATAAAGGAGCAAAATGTATTCTCGATACCAGTGGGACGTTTTTAAAGGAAGGAATAAAAGCAGAGGGATGGTTAATCAAAGTAAATAAATCTGAGTTTTTAGAACTTAGGGGGCACAGCGAAGATTGTGGAGAAAGAGTGGTTGAAGAAGAACTGCAGTCCTTAAAGACCTCTTCAAACATTATTGTGACGCTGGGCTCTGAAGGTTCTTTGGCAAAGTTTAACAATCAGATGTTTAAAATCACCTTACCAAAAATCGATGCTAAAAACGCAACAGCTTCAGGAGATATTTTCCTCGGTGCATTGGTAAAAAACATCGATAGTGATCGGTCAATTGAAGAATCCTTAAGAATGGCTAGCGCCTACTCCTTATCAAACTGTCTTTATTGGAACCCACACATCAATTTAGATGATGTGAAACACTATCAATCGCTAATCAATATCTCAAAAATAGGAGGACAATAA
- a CDS encoding DeoR/GlpR family DNA-binding transcription regulator gives MVPQDRQNEIMKLLQEFRSMKINVLCERLKVSRETIRKDLYEMEEQGLIKKVHGGAILNKANFETKYVNRKNTNFFEKKSIAEEASKLVEDGDTIYIDYGTTALLFSRELMHRKDLTIITNSLPIANELVDYTDFQVVVLGGIIRKGEKSMYGSVANLGIQNLYVDTGFFGIAGIDIEAGYTNFHMGESEVSRMMVQHSKKTVIMADFSKFNTTAMNKVAELEEVDVLITDESSSPDVLHEFKSKEMKVIVADVKRSEGFEQFIR, from the coding sequence GTGGTTCCTCAGGATAGACAAAACGAAATTATGAAGTTGTTACAGGAATTCAGATCAATGAAGATCAACGTCTTATGTGAAAGACTTAAAGTATCAAGGGAAACAATACGAAAAGATTTATATGAAATGGAAGAACAAGGATTAATAAAAAAAGTCCATGGGGGAGCTATACTAAATAAAGCGAACTTTGAAACGAAATATGTAAATAGGAAAAATACAAACTTCTTCGAAAAGAAGAGTATTGCAGAAGAGGCTTCAAAGCTGGTTGAAGATGGTGACACCATTTATATTGACTATGGAACGACTGCATTATTATTTTCTAGGGAATTAATGCATCGAAAAGATTTGACGATCATAACAAATTCATTACCGATAGCGAATGAACTTGTAGATTATACTGATTTTCAAGTCGTTGTTCTGGGAGGAATTATTCGTAAGGGTGAGAAGTCCATGTATGGTTCCGTGGCAAATCTAGGTATTCAGAATCTATACGTCGACACGGGCTTCTTTGGAATCGCCGGTATAGATATAGAAGCAGGTTACACGAATTTCCATATGGGAGAATCTGAGGTTTCTCGTATGATGGTTCAACATAGTAAAAAAACAGTAATAATGGCGGATTTCTCAAAATTCAACACTACTGCAATGAATAAAGTTGCAGAACTCGAAGAAGTGGATGTATTGATTACAGATGAGTCTTCCAGTCCAGATGTTTTGCATGAATTTAAATCTAAAGAAATGAAAGTCATTGTAGCTGATGTAAAAAGGAGTGAAGGATTTGAGCAATTTATTAGATAG
- a CDS encoding PTS sugar transporter subunit IIA has product MSNLLDRNLIFLHSSPSNFTEALTEIGNVMIAKGYANNDYVEGLLKREEEFATGIPVEAAGVAIPHTDASFVKDNKIGLMIPKHPINFGIMGGDGEEVAVQLIILLGFADSQNHLSALQKVIESIQDPSFIEKLVSVESADEAYSCLEEYLTINLEEEIK; this is encoded by the coding sequence TTGAGCAATTTATTAGATAGAAATTTAATTTTTTTACATTCAAGCCCGAGTAACTTTACGGAAGCACTCACAGAAATAGGAAATGTTATGATTGCGAAAGGTTATGCCAATAACGATTATGTAGAAGGGCTACTTAAAAGAGAGGAAGAATTCGCCACTGGTATTCCGGTAGAAGCTGCAGGAGTGGCAATTCCTCATACCGATGCCAGTTTCGTAAAAGATAATAAAATTGGGTTAATGATACCAAAACATCCTATCAACTTCGGAATTATGGGTGGAGATGGCGAAGAAGTTGCCGTGCAATTAATCATTCTGCTTGGATTCGCTGATTCACAAAATCATTTATCCGCTCTACAAAAAGTGATTGAATCTATACAGGATCCGTCCTTTATTGAAAAATTAGTGTCTGTTGAATCAGCAGACGAAGCGTATTCTTGTTTAGAAGAATATTTAACTATTAATCTTGAGGAGGAAATAAAATGA
- the gatB gene encoding PTS galactitol transporter subunit IIB: protein MKKVLVACGGAVATSTVAANKIKGILKENNIEASVEQCRVSELSSKASGADLIVTTAKVERDYGVPVIHGVAFISGVGIDKTKKQILDELGQ from the coding sequence ATGAAAAAAGTATTAGTCGCATGTGGTGGAGCAGTAGCAACTTCAACAGTAGCAGCAAACAAAATCAAAGGAATTTTGAAAGAAAATAACATTGAGGCAAGTGTGGAACAGTGCAGGGTGAGTGAACTTTCATCTAAAGCAAGTGGAGCTGATCTCATCGTTACCACCGCTAAAGTAGAGAGAGATTATGGTGTCCCTGTGATTCATGGAGTAGCTTTCATTTCAGGTGTTGGAATTGATAAAACTAAGAAACAAATTCTTGATGAGTTAGGACAATAA